Part of the Oscillospiraceae bacterium genome, ATGCTGTTTGACTTCCAGCGCACGCTGATCGCAGAGGTCTTCGGCTGCCCCGTGGTGAACGAGTACGGCGCGAAGGACGCCGGCATTCTGGCCTACGAGTGCCCCGAGGGGCGGATGCATATCACCTGCGAAAACGCCCTGCTTGAGGTGCTGGATCTCCGGACGCTCCGGCCTCTCCCCCCCGGTGAGACAGGTGTGCTGGCCGTGACGGACCTGCACAATTTTTCGATGCCCCGTCTGCGTTACCTGCTGGGGGACACGATCTCGCTCTCGACCGAGCGTTGCGGGTGCGGGCGCACGCTGCCGCTGCTTGGCGCTCTGGAAGGCCGGCTGGTCGACATCCTGGTCACCCGCGACGACCGGATGGTACACGGCAACATTCTGGTGCGTCTGTCGCGCGCCCACGGGGCCGTGGAACGCTTTCAGATTGTCCAGCACACACCCGAACTGGCCACGTTGCGCATCGTCCCAACGGAAGGCGCCCGGACCGGCGACATGGACGCGTTTGTCCGGCAGGCGCGTGCGCTCCTGCCCGGCACACAGGTGGCGGTGGAGCTTGTGAGCGACATCCCTCCGGCCGCCTCCGGCAAGCGCCGGTACGCCATCCGGGAATTCTCTCTCCCGGGCGCCCCATAGGGCCCCGCGGCCGGTGTCCAATCCTCAGCAAGGCGCCTTTTATACAGACAATACAGCACAAAGGAGAAGACGCGGATGAAACTGATCAACGAAAAAGGCAAGCTCTTTGGCCTCATCAATGTGGTCGATCTACTTGTACTGCTGGCGGTACTGCTGGCAGTCGGCGGGGTCGCATGGCGGCTCTTCGGGCACAAAGTCGGCGAACTGACGGCGGCCACCACCACCATGACCTACACCGTGCGCGTACGCGGCGTCCACAGCCGGCTGGAGTCGGAGATCCAAAAAAATCTGGAGTACGACAGTCGCGTCATCGCCGGCAACGAATTCGTCGACGCCCGGGTGACGAACGTCTCCTTCGAGCCGTATATTCAGCAAAATCCCACCGACGACGGCCGGCTCGTCAACGCGACGGACCCGGTCCGCTTGGACGTGCTGTTCACCGTCGAGGCCGTCGTGCCGAAAAACACGCCGATCATCAAGGTGGGTACGCAGGAGATCCGTGTGGGGTACGGCCATTTTTTGAAGACGCCACTGCTTGAGTTCTCCTCCACGATTGAGTCGGTGAACTTCCGTGACTGAGTCGATCCGGACGATTTGGCGGCACAGCTGCCTCAGACGCCTCTGCCTATGGCTGCGCGCCTGCGCCGGGCACAGCGCGCTGGCTCGCTTTGGCGCGTTCTGGCCCGCGCAGTATGCGCGTTCCGGCTTCAAACGGCTCTGGACGCGGTGGATGTCGGGCCCGCAGCGCG contains:
- a CDS encoding DUF4330 domain-containing protein, which encodes MKLINEKGKLFGLINVVDLLVLLAVLLAVGGVAWRLFGHKVGELTAATTTMTYTVRVRGVHSRLESEIQKNLEYDSRVIAGNEFVDARVTNVSFEPYIQQNPTDDGRLVNATDPVRLDVLFTVEAVVPKNTPIIKVGTQEIRVGYGHFLKTPLLEFSSTIESVNFRD